In Ctenopharyngodon idella isolate HZGC_01 chromosome 2, HZGC01, whole genome shotgun sequence, the following are encoded in one genomic region:
- the LOC127499181 gene encoding uncharacterized protein LOC127499181 gives MEIYSVILFYSLASAVSGNITPNKTELFAEEGSNVTLSCSYSSADYLFWYRQYPGSAPEFLVLLYDGTTTTETSDVDPRLSVKLTKWEQTHVYLEISSAAVSDSALYYCALRPTVTGNTSDLYKNLQYPNKEPQYLLHKFARSQSAADTSDDRFQSTTSGTSTELTITDSFSTKTRKEKQDTKEINRVDLEISSAAVSDSALYYCALRPTVTGNTVTLYKNLTQLKMYK, from the exons ATGGAGATTTATTCAGTTATTCTCTTCTACAGTCTGGCGT CTGCTGTCTCTGGAAACATCACACCGAACAAAACAGAGCTTTTTGCTGAGGAGGGTTCAAATGTTACATTATCCTGTAGTTATTCCTCTGCAGATTATCTATTCTGGTACCGTCAGTATCCCGGATCAGCTCCTGAATTTCTTGTGCTCCTCTATGATGGTACAACAACCACCGAAACGTCTGATGTAGATCCAAGACTGTCTGTTAAACTCACTAAATGGGAACAAACTCATGTGTatctggagatctcctctgctgcagtatcagactctgctctgtattactgtgctctgaggcccacagtcacaggaaacacatcagatctaTACAAAAACCT ACAATATCCCAACAAAGAACCTCAATATTTATTACACAAATTTGCACGATCACAGAGTGCTGCAGACACCTCTGATGATCGGTTTCAGTCGACTACATCAGGAACATCCACTGAACTCACTATTACTGAT TCATTCTCTACTAAGaccagaaaagaaaaacaagataCAAAAGAGATCAACCGTGTGgatctggagatctcctctgctgcagtatcagactctgctctgtattattgtgctctgaggcccacagtcacaggaaacactgtaacactgtacaaaaacctgacaCAGCTGAAGATGTACAAATAA